Proteins from one Thermococcus celericrescens genomic window:
- a CDS encoding RNA-guided endonuclease InsQ/TnpB family protein, which yields MKRSVTIKLQPSKEQEKILSELAQATAVIWNKLNYQRLKQFKEFGKIDFNGTEKEAYQEFKNWIGGSTVQQLARKNAESWRSFFSLNKKKKSGELSEWFRPKPPGFIGEENGKKLFIIPLRNDQYWIDGNVVELRRLGKFGRLRIQFKGKIHLKGKQGRLEITYDEVKRKWYAKISLTVEEKLIGDEWVEVPRQPLGDLSAGIDLGVNNLMAVYVENGESFLVNGRPLKSIAFYWRRRIADYQSKLNKSGAKKSKKLKRMHEKAKLQAKHYINTVVRQTVERLYHLGVSRIVVGYPKGIARNSERGKKQNFILSHVWRFNTVIQRLKEVAEEYGIQVLLVNEAFTSQSCPLCGQRHENARFVRGLFKCHGEGVVMNADLVGAFNILKKAVRTITPSLPALAGGRGNWGETVPEGFSEPSSKGVMRITPQTSSPLVWG from the coding sequence ATGAAGCGCTCAGTAACCATCAAACTCCAGCCAAGCAAGGAGCAGGAAAAAATCCTCTCCGAGTTAGCTCAAGCCACCGCAGTAATCTGGAACAAGCTCAATTACCAGCGTTTAAAACAATTCAAAGAATTCGGCAAGATTGATTTTAACGGAACGGAGAAGGAAGCTTACCAAGAGTTTAAAAACTGGATTGGTGGTTCGACAGTCCAGCAATTAGCCAGAAAAAACGCCGAAAGCTGGAGGAGCTTTTTCTCGCTCAATAAAAAGAAAAAGAGTGGAGAATTATCAGAATGGTTCAGGCCGAAACCTCCGGGGTTCATTGGGGAAGAGAATGGGAAGAAACTGTTCATTATCCCGCTTAGGAACGACCAGTATTGGATTGACGGGAACGTTGTCGAGTTAAGACGTCTTGGGAAGTTTGGAAGGTTGAGAATCCAGTTTAAAGGAAAAATTCATCTTAAAGGCAAGCAGGGGCGGTTGGAGATAACTTACGACGAGGTAAAGCGGAAATGGTATGCGAAAATCAGCCTCACCGTTGAGGAAAAGCTAATTGGGGACGAATGGGTTGAAGTCCCAAGGCAACCCTTGGGCGACCTTTCAGCGGGAATTGACTTGGGAGTGAATAATTTAATGGCCGTTTACGTTGAGAACGGCGAAAGCTTCCTCGTGAACGGCAGGCCATTAAAGTCAATAGCCTTTTACTGGCGGAGGAGAATAGCCGATTATCAGTCCAAACTCAACAAGAGTGGTGCAAAGAAGAGTAAGAAGCTCAAAAGAATGCACGAGAAGGCTAAACTTCAGGCAAAGCATTACATTAACACTGTTGTGAGACAGACCGTCGAGAGGCTGTATCACCTCGGAGTCTCCAGAATCGTTGTTGGTTATCCAAAGGGAATCGCAAGGAACTCTGAAAGAGGCAAAAAGCAGAACTTCATTCTATCCCATGTTTGGCGGTTCAACACGGTGATTCAAAGGCTCAAGGAAGTTGCGGAAGAGTATGGTATTCAGGTTTTGCTTGTTAATGAGGCTTTCACTTCTCAATCGTGCCCTCTCTGTGGCCAACGTCATGAGAACGCTCGCTTTGTTAGGGGTTTGTTTAAGTGCCATGGAGAGGGCGTTGTAATGAATGCCGACCTCGTGGGGGCTTTTAATATTTTGAAAAAAGCTGTGAGAACGATAACCCCGAGCCTTCCAGCCCTTGCTGGTGGTAGGGGTAATTGGGGCGAGACCGTCCCGGAGGGGTTCTCCGAACCCTCTTCAAAAGGGGTGATGAGGATTACCCCTCAAACCTCCTCGCCTTTGGTGTGGGGTTAA
- the trxB gene encoding thioredoxin-disulfide reductase, producing MFSLGGFSRGGEYENKTWDVLIIGAGPAGFTAAIYAARFGLETLILSKDLGGNMALTDMIENYPGFPEGISGSELTNRMHEQVKKLGVDIVFDEVARIDPTECAYYEGPCKFAVKTKNGKEYKAKTVIITVGAAPRKLHVPGEEEFTGRGVSYCATCDGPLFKGKKVIVVGGGNTALQEALYLKSIGVDVTLVHRRDQFRADKILQDRFKESGIPAILNTVVTEIKGNGKVEAVKLKNRVTGEESEMAVDGVFIFIGYEPKTDFVKHLGITDEYGYIPVDMHMRTKMKGIFAAGDITNVFKQIAVAVGQGAIAANSAKELIDEWNSKVVE from the coding sequence ATGTTCAGTCTGGGAGGATTCTCACGCGGGGGAGAGTACGAGAACAAGACCTGGGACGTGCTCATCATAGGCGCCGGACCGGCCGGATTCACCGCGGCAATATACGCGGCGCGCTTCGGCCTTGAGACGCTGATACTCAGCAAGGACCTCGGAGGAAACATGGCGCTGACCGACATGATAGAGAACTACCCGGGATTCCCTGAGGGGATCAGCGGTTCCGAACTGACGAACAGGATGCACGAGCAGGTCAAGAAGCTCGGGGTGGACATCGTCTTTGACGAGGTCGCGCGCATAGACCCGACGGAGTGCGCCTACTATGAGGGCCCGTGCAAGTTCGCGGTGAAAACCAAGAACGGCAAGGAGTACAAGGCGAAGACCGTAATCATAACCGTCGGCGCCGCACCGAGAAAGCTCCACGTGCCCGGAGAGGAGGAGTTCACCGGAAGGGGCGTTTCCTACTGCGCGACCTGCGACGGCCCGCTCTTCAAGGGCAAGAAGGTTATCGTTGTCGGTGGCGGAAACACCGCCCTGCAGGAGGCGCTCTACCTCAAGAGTATAGGCGTCGATGTTACCCTCGTCCACAGACGCGACCAGTTCAGGGCCGACAAGATACTCCAGGACAGGTTCAAGGAGAGCGGCATTCCGGCGATACTCAACACCGTCGTGACCGAGATCAAGGGCAACGGCAAGGTCGAGGCCGTCAAGCTGAAGAACCGCGTCACCGGCGAGGAGAGCGAGATGGCCGTTGATGGCGTCTTCATCTTCATCGGCTACGAGCCTAAAACGGATTTCGTGAAGCACCTCGGCATAACCGACGAGTACGGCTACATCCCGGTGGACATGCACATGCGCACGAAGATGAAGGGAATCTTCGCCGCAGGCGACATAACCAACGTCTTCAAGCAGATCGCCGTTGCCGTCGGTCAGGGTGCGATAGCGGCCAACTCGGCGAAGGAGCTCATCGACGAGTGGAACTCGAAGGTTGTGGAGTGA
- a CDS encoding ornithine aminotransferase, with amino-acid sequence MVVRPNVKELPGPKGKEVIEKNFEALAVTTQDPETLPIVIDHGDGILVYDVDGNTFYDFGSGVGVLNVGHAHPRVVEAVKRQAEKFTHFALNDFFYENAVVLAQKLAELAPGDFPKKVVYQNSGAEANEAMMKLVKYGTGRKRFIAFYHAFHGRSQAVLSLTASKWVQQDRFFPTMPGVEHIPYPNPYRNPWHIDGYAEPDELVNRVIEFIEEYVFRHVPPHEVGAIVFEPIQGEGGYVVPPKNFFKELKKLADSYGILLADDEVQMGVGRTGKFWAIEHFDVAPDTIQFGKAIGGGIPLAGVVHRADIAFDKPGRHASTFGGNPVAIAAGIEVVEIVKELLPHVQEVGDYLHRYLKEFEEKYEVIGDARGLGLAQAVEIVKSKDTKEKNPELRDAIVKEAVKRGLILLGCGDNSIRFIPPLTIKKEEIDVAMEIFEESLTKALG; translated from the coding sequence ATGGTGGTTAGGCCGAACGTTAAGGAACTCCCCGGACCCAAGGGCAAGGAAGTCATCGAAAAGAACTTTGAAGCCCTCGCAGTTACCACCCAGGACCCGGAGACCCTCCCGATTGTCATCGACCACGGAGATGGAATCCTCGTCTACGACGTTGACGGAAACACCTTCTACGACTTCGGAAGCGGCGTCGGCGTGCTGAACGTCGGCCACGCCCACCCGAGGGTCGTCGAGGCCGTTAAGAGACAGGCCGAGAAGTTCACCCACTTCGCGCTGAACGACTTCTTCTACGAGAACGCGGTCGTTCTTGCCCAGAAGCTCGCCGAGCTTGCACCCGGCGACTTCCCGAAGAAGGTCGTCTACCAGAACAGCGGTGCGGAAGCAAACGAGGCCATGATGAAGCTCGTCAAGTACGGCACCGGCAGGAAGAGGTTCATCGCCTTCTACCACGCCTTCCACGGAAGGAGCCAGGCCGTTCTTTCGCTCACCGCCAGCAAGTGGGTTCAGCAGGACAGGTTCTTCCCAACCATGCCGGGCGTTGAGCACATACCATACCCGAACCCCTACAGGAACCCCTGGCACATAGACGGTTACGCCGAGCCGGACGAGCTCGTCAACCGCGTCATCGAGTTCATCGAGGAGTATGTATTCCGCCACGTCCCGCCCCACGAGGTTGGAGCCATAGTCTTCGAGCCGATACAGGGTGAGGGCGGCTACGTCGTCCCGCCGAAGAACTTCTTCAAGGAGCTCAAGAAGCTCGCCGACAGCTACGGCATACTCCTCGCCGACGACGAGGTTCAGATGGGCGTCGGAAGGACTGGTAAGTTCTGGGCCATCGAGCACTTCGACGTTGCACCCGACACCATCCAGTTCGGTAAGGCCATAGGCGGCGGAATCCCCTTAGCGGGTGTCGTCCACAGGGCAGACATAGCCTTCGACAAGCCGGGCAGGCACGCCTCGACCTTCGGAGGCAACCCGGTTGCCATAGCGGCCGGAATAGAAGTCGTCGAGATAGTCAAGGAGCTCCTCCCGCACGTCCAGGAAGTTGGAGACTACCTCCACAGGTACCTCAAGGAGTTCGAGGAGAAGTACGAGGTCATCGGCGATGCCCGCGGTCTCGGTCTCGCCCAGGCCGTCGAGATCGTCAAGAGCAAGGACACCAAGGAGAAGAACCCGGAGCTCAGGGATGCCATCGTCAAGGAAGCCGTCAAGCGCGGACTCATCCTCCTCGGATGCGGCGACAACAGCATAAGGTTCATACCGCCGCTGACCATCAAGAAGGAGGAGATCGACGTCGCCATGGAGATATTCGAGGAGAGCCTCACGAAAGCTCTCGGCTGA
- a CDS encoding ECF transporter S component, which produces MTELTEILKPYGPYVLATVTLLYVAYIFMNRKKFRSASVLALSAVMAAVVGVTTAFITIATPATGGYLNFGDTMVMFSAMAFGPVIGVFAGGVGSALGDIIAGYPGWAPITLVVKGLEGLAIGYIARRSDNVSTLVIAGLIGGIIMVSGYFAFEAYMYGIPAAATEVPVNIVQAVTGVLVGTLLAQAIKKRYPEIEDLL; this is translated from the coding sequence ATGACTGAGCTGACCGAGATTCTCAAACCGTACGGACCGTACGTCCTCGCCACAGTCACCCTGCTCTACGTCGCGTACATATTCATGAACAGGAAGAAGTTCAGGAGCGCGAGCGTTCTTGCCCTCTCCGCCGTGATGGCCGCGGTGGTAGGCGTCACCACGGCGTTCATAACGATAGCCACCCCCGCGACCGGTGGCTACCTCAACTTCGGCGATACTATGGTCATGTTCTCGGCAATGGCCTTTGGCCCCGTTATCGGCGTCTTCGCGGGCGGCGTTGGTTCGGCCCTCGGCGACATAATAGCGGGCTATCCAGGATGGGCGCCGATAACCCTCGTCGTCAAGGGGCTTGAGGGGCTCGCAATCGGCTACATCGCCAGAAGAAGCGACAACGTCTCGACGCTGGTGATAGCGGGCCTGATAGGCGGAATAATAATGGTCTCAGGATACTTTGCCTTCGAGGCCTACATGTACGGTATCCCTGCGGCCGCCACCGAGGTGCCCGTCAACATAGTCCAGGCCGTCACCGGCGTCCTGGTAGGCACGCTTCTGGCCCAGGCGATAAAGAAGAGATACCCTGAGATAGAGGACCTCCTCTAA
- a CDS encoding family 4B encapsulin nanocompartment shell protein, with protein MKEIHDLLNKAIRELREEGLEPDILLVGPNFIEYAVEQLRECRFKIYKIDELGYDAVVADSSYLGQVKRASRRISVEPLLVENEMWEEIRKLEV; from the coding sequence ATGAAGGAGATACACGACCTCCTGAACAAGGCCATCCGGGAGCTCCGTGAGGAGGGCCTCGAGCCCGACATACTCCTTGTGGGTCCCAACTTCATCGAGTACGCCGTTGAGCAGCTGCGCGAGTGCAGGTTCAAGATATACAAGATAGATGAACTGGGCTACGACGCGGTGGTCGCCGACTCCAGCTACCTCGGCCAGGTGAAGCGCGCCTCAAGGAGAATATCGGTCGAGCCCCTGCTCGTCGAGAACGAGATGTGGGAAGAAATAAGGAAACTGGAGGTTTAG
- the deoC gene encoding deoxyribose-phosphate aldolase, whose product MADHIDIAGYIDHTNLKAYATADDIKRLCDEAVEYGFYAVCVNPYRVKLARDYLREKGANVKVASVIGFPLGATPTEVKVFEAERALDDGADELDMVINIGALKDGDYEYVRKDIAEVVKVAHARGAKVKVIIETCYLTEEEKVKACELAKEAGADFVKTSTGFGTGGATVEDVRLMRKVVGPEMGVKAAGGIRTYEQAVAMVEAGATRIGTSSGIKIVGGAPK is encoded by the coding sequence ATGGCTGATCACATCGATATTGCGGGGTATATTGACCATACGAATCTGAAGGCCTATGCTACCGCCGATGACATTAAGAGGCTCTGTGATGAGGCCGTTGAGTATGGTTTCTACGCCGTTTGCGTCAACCCCTACAGGGTTAAGCTGGCAAGGGACTATCTCCGCGAGAAGGGTGCCAACGTCAAAGTCGCGAGCGTAATAGGCTTCCCGCTCGGAGCCACCCCCACAGAGGTCAAGGTCTTCGAGGCGGAGAGGGCCCTCGACGACGGTGCCGACGAGCTCGACATGGTCATCAATATAGGCGCCCTTAAGGACGGGGACTACGAATACGTGAGGAAAGACATAGCCGAGGTCGTTAAGGTCGCCCATGCGAGGGGCGCGAAGGTCAAGGTCATCATCGAGACCTGCTACCTCACGGAGGAGGAGAAGGTGAAGGCCTGCGAGCTGGCGAAGGAGGCCGGGGCAGACTTCGTGAAGACTTCAACGGGCTTTGGAACCGGTGGAGCCACCGTTGAGGACGTCCGGCTCATGAGGAAGGTGGTCGGCCCGGAGATGGGCGTTAAGGCCGCCGGGGGAATAAGGACCTACGAGCAGGCGGTTGCCATGGTGGAGGCCGGCGCGACGAGGATTGGAACGTCGAGCGGAATAAAGATTGTGGGGGGAGCCCCGAAATGA